A genomic stretch from Setaria viridis chromosome 1, Setaria_viridis_v4.0, whole genome shotgun sequence includes:
- the LOC117834869 gene encoding glycosyl hydrolase 5 family protein, whose product MRPGSRRAALCLLLVLLLAWHRERAAALTLSTSSRWIVDQAGHRVKLACVNWPSHLEPVVTEGLGRQPVGAIAGMVVSLGFNCVRLTYPIALATNASLSSLTVRQSLLAHGLAETAGGVEVNNPGFLDLTLMESLKAVVNALGEKDVMVILDNHVSKPGWCCGDDDGNGFFGDRDFDPDVWVDGLASMATIFADVPSVIGMSLRNELRGPRQNTEDWYTYMQRGAEAVHAANPRALVIMGGLSYDYDLSFLAARPVGVSFAAEGKLVFEVHWYSFSDARAWEAGNANEVCARAARDFERRGGFLLARGLPLFLSEFGADLRGGDLRGNRYFPCAAAVAAEHDLDWAYWALQGSYALRQGVAGMDEVYGVLDWSWTKPRNETVLSRIQALQRPIQGPGYGEALPYTVLFHPLTGLCAAASAAAGTLELRPCNETDAWAYATPSSTLVRRDAAAAGGLLPCLRAEGRGLPARLGTKACGDALSTWRIASDSGMHVAVDAAPELGGGTLCLDVGADGRSIVTNPCACLRGDGTCDPERQWFKLVTSTRRVARTPPPSLA is encoded by the exons ATGAGGCCGGGATCTCGCCGTGCCGCTCTGTGCCTcctgctcgtcctcctcctcgcctggcaccgcgagcgcgcggcggcccTGACGCTGTCGACGTCGTCGCGGTGGATCGTGGACCAGGCGGGGCATCGGGTGAAGCTTGCCTGCGTGAACTGGCCGTCGCACCTGGAGCCCGTGGTGACCGAGGGGCTCGGGAGGCAACCCGTGGGCGCGATCGCCGGGATGGTCGTGTCCCTGGGGTTCAACTGCGTCCGGCTCACGTACCCCATCGCGCTGGCGACCAACGCATCGCTGTCGTCGCTCACCGTGCGGCAGTCCCTCCTGGCGCACGGCCTCGCCGagacggccggcggcgtcgaggtcAACAATCCCGGCTTCCTCGACCTCACGCTCATGGAGTCGCTCAAG GCTGTGGTGAACGCCCTGGGGGAGAAGGACGTGATGGTGATCCTGGACAACCACGTGAGCAAGCCGGGGTGGTgctgcggcgacgacgacggcaacggGTTCTTCGGCGACAGGGACTTCGACCCCGACGTCTGGGTCGACGGGCTGGCCAGCATGGCCACCATCTTCGCCGACGTGCCCAGCGTCATCGGCATGAGCCTGCGGAACGAGCTCCGTGGCCCGAGGCAGAACACCGAGGACTGGTACACGTACATGCAGAGGGGCGCGGAGGCGGTGCACGCGGCGAACCCCCGGGCGCTGGTGATCATGGGCGGCCTGAGCTACGACTACGACCTGTCCTTCCtggcggcgaggccggtggGCGTGAGCTTCGCGGCGGAGGGCAAGCTGGTGTTCGAGGTGCACTGGTACAGCTTCTCGGACGCGCGCGCGTGGGAGGCCGGGAACGCCAACGAGGtctgcgcccgcgccgcgcgcgacTTCGAGCGCCGCGGCGGGTTCCTCCTCGCCCGGGGCCTCCCGCTCTTCCTCAGCGAGTTCGGCGCCgacctccgcggcggcgacctcAGGGGCAACCGCTACttcccgtgcgccgccgccgtggccgccgagcACGACCTCGACTGGGCCTACTGGGCGCTGCAGGGCAGCTACGCGCTGCGGCAGGGCGTCGCCGGGATGGACGAGGTGTACGGCGTCCTCGACTGGTCCTGGACCAAGCCACGCAACGAGACCGTGCTCTCCAGGATCCAGGCGCTGCAGCGGCCAATCCAAG GGCCTGGGTACGGCGAGGCGCTGCCGTACACCGTGCTGTTCCACCCGCTCACGGggctctgcgccgccgcctccgcggcggcggggacgctgGAGCTGCGCCCGTGCAACGAGACGGACGCGTGGGCGTACGcgacgccgtcgtcgacgcTGGTCCGGAgggacgccgcggccgccggggggCTCCTCCCGTGCCTGCGGGCCGAGGGTCGCGGCCTGCCCGCGCGGCTCGGCACCAAGGCCTGCGGCGACGCGCTGTCGACGTGGCGCATCGCGTCGGACTCGGGGATGCacgtcgccgtcgacgccgcgcCGGAGCTGGGAGGCGGCACGCTGTGCCTGGACGTGGGCGCGGACGGCAGGAGCATCGTGACAAACCCGTGCGCGTGCCTGCGCGGGGACGGGACGTGCGACCCGGAGCGCCAGTGGTTCAAGCTGGTCACGAGCACGAGGCGCGtcgcgcgcacgccgccgccctcgctcgCCTGA